In Saccharicrinis fermentans DSM 9555 = JCM 21142, a genomic segment contains:
- a CDS encoding lactate racemase domain-containing protein: MIYYEKGASDEILTKEDLRRGIEIALEKLGNRTNVLIIPPDFTRFHSRAGELTTYAYHYYNTKVKDILPALGTHAPMTNEELNTMFPGIPHELFRVHNWRNDVLTVGTIPGKKVAEITHGALDYEWPAQINKLLWEGQHDLILSIGQVVPHEVIGMANYNKNILVGTGGSQGINKSHFVGAVHGMEKVMGRADNPVREILNYASENFIKHLPIVYVHTVVGRDQKSGHLVTRGLFIGDDYSVFTKAAELSLKVNFTMLDQPIKKAVVYLDPSEFKSTWLGNKSIYRTRMAMADHGELIVMAPGLKEFGEDKEIDRLIRKYGYRGTPHTLKMLKENTELEDNLSAAAHLIHGSSEDRFNITYCPGYLSRKEIESVNFKYADLGQMLEKYNPNSLKDGYNTMPDGEEIYYISNPAVGLWAYKERFIKK; encoded by the coding sequence ATGATTTATTACGAAAAAGGAGCTTCTGATGAAATATTAACAAAGGAAGATCTCCGGCGAGGAATTGAAATTGCCCTGGAAAAATTAGGAAATAGAACTAATGTTTTGATCATTCCTCCTGATTTCACACGCTTCCACTCCCGGGCAGGTGAGCTAACCACGTATGCATATCACTATTACAACACAAAGGTAAAAGATATCTTACCGGCTTTAGGGACCCATGCTCCCATGACCAATGAGGAATTAAACACAATGTTTCCCGGTATCCCGCACGAATTATTTAGAGTGCATAACTGGAGAAATGATGTGCTCACCGTTGGAACCATACCCGGGAAAAAGGTGGCTGAGATAACCCATGGTGCCTTAGACTACGAATGGCCTGCACAAATAAACAAACTATTATGGGAAGGCCAGCATGACCTCATATTATCTATCGGTCAAGTAGTTCCCCACGAAGTAATTGGAATGGCTAACTATAACAAAAATATTCTGGTTGGAACAGGCGGTTCACAAGGCATCAATAAAAGTCATTTCGTTGGAGCAGTTCATGGTATGGAAAAAGTCATGGGAAGAGCCGATAACCCGGTTCGAGAAATCCTCAACTATGCTTCAGAAAACTTTATCAAGCACCTGCCCATCGTGTATGTACATACCGTTGTGGGGCGAGATCAAAAATCGGGACATTTGGTAACACGAGGTTTATTTATTGGTGATGATTACTCTGTTTTTACCAAAGCAGCCGAGCTATCTCTGAAGGTGAATTTCACCATGCTCGATCAACCCATTAAAAAAGCAGTGGTATACCTGGATCCATCTGAATTTAAGAGTACCTGGCTAGGTAACAAAAGCATATATCGTACTCGTATGGCCATGGCTGATCATGGAGAACTAATTGTAATGGCGCCTGGATTGAAAGAATTTGGCGAAGACAAAGAGATAGACCGATTGATTAGAAAATATGGGTACCGAGGAACTCCTCACACCTTGAAAATGCTAAAGGAAAATACAGAACTTGAAGATAACCTGAGTGCAGCAGCTCACCTTATACACGGGAGTTCCGAAGACCGATTTAATATAACATACTGCCCTGGATACCTAAGCAGAAAAGAAATTGAATCGGTCAATTTTAAGTATGCTGATTTAGGTCAGATGCTTGAAAAATATAATCCCAATAGCTTAAAAGATGGATACAACACCATGCCCGACGGAGAAGAAATATATTATATCTCCAACCCCGCAGTTGGCCTTTGGGCATATAAAGAAAGATTTATAAAAAAATAA